The uncultured Trichococcus sp. DNA window TCGTCCAGTTCAAATTCATATTGTTGTTCCAACACGGATATCATCCTCCTTGCCCATCTGTCTGCCTTCCCATTTGATGAAATCATTCGGCAATGGCGCTTCAATCTTCAAGGAATCCCCGCTGATCGGATGCACAAATGCCAATGATTCACAATGCAAGGCTTGCCGGAGCATATCCGGGTCAGCTTTGCCTCCATATAGGTCGTCCCCAAGCAAAGGTGCACCGATCGAGGTGAAATGCACCCTTATTTGATGGGTTCTTCCCGTATGCAACTTGATTTTCACAGTCTGTCCGTCCGGATAGGACTTATCCAACCAATATTCCGTCAGCGCTTGTTTCCCGTCTTCCCGGACCATCCGCGTCATGATCGAGTCCTCTGTCCTTCCGATAGGAGCATCGATGAACCCATGAGGTTGCGTCAGCACCGGTTCGGATAAGATCGCTCGATACGTTTTATCCACCTCTTTGTTGCGCAATAGCGTATCCATCAGAGCATGCGCATATCCATGCCTTGCAAAAAGCATGACACCGGTCGTATCACGATCCAAACGTGTGACGATATGAATGACTTGATCCACGTAGCCCTGACGCTGATAGTAGCCTTTCACACGATTCGCCATGGAAAGACGCGGGTGCACCTTCGATGGGATGGAAGCAGCGCCAAACGGTTTGTTCACAACCAAAAAGTGGTCGTCCT harbors:
- a CDS encoding RluA family pseudouridine synthase, producing MKTFLRSKGISKSLLATIKFGGGGIWLNGKERTVLATLEKGDKVMIRIPDEGEHETTVGVDMPLDILFEDDHFLVVNKPFGAASIPSKVHPRLSMANRVKGYYQRQGYVDQVIHIVTRLDRDTTGVMLFARHGYAHALMDTLLRNKEVDKTYRAILSEPVLTQPHGFIDAPIGRTEDSIMTRMVREDGKQALTEYWLDKSYPDGQTVKIKLHTGRTHQIRVHFTSIGAPLLGDDLYGGKADPDMLRQALHCESLAFVHPISGDSLKIEAPLPNDFIKWEGRQMGKEDDIRVGTTI